In Hermetia illucens chromosome 1, iHerIll2.2.curated.20191125, whole genome shotgun sequence, one genomic interval encodes:
- the LOC119661199 gene encoding uncharacterized protein LOC119661199, which produces MVLAMVKDSISLINQIDNQNSFQRLQRIMAHVLRFVRNAQTTNHKEREKSLLSASEMEEALRVIIKEVQWNVYRESMQQLTCNKQLNNIDPLSSLHPFLDEFGLLRVGGRLEASNLTYDTKHPIILPYGHYVTRLILNDLHHNHLHAGRQALLAIARQRFWPIKGKAAIRSIVQSCMKCARAKPKLMTQLMGNLPTHRVQPARPFTNTGIDFTGPLWIHFKGRGNRPQKAYLAVFCCFATKAVHLELVTNLTTEAFINALKRFIGRRGHCRNLYCDNATNFVGAKNQLAELKESIYGEQSKNN; this is translated from the coding sequence ATGGTATTGGCCATGGTGAAGGACTCAATTTCCCTTATCAATCAAATCGACAATCAAAACTCTTTTCAACGACTGCAACGCATAATGGCACATGTGCTACGGTTCGTTAGGAATGCACAAACAACGAACCACAAGGAACGGGAAAAATCGCTCTTAAGTGCAAGCGAAATGGAGGAAGCCTTGCGAGTAATAATAAAGGAAGTTCAATGGAATGTGTATCGAGAATCTATGCAGCAACTAACATGTAACAAGCAATTAAACAACATTGATCCATTGAGCAGTCTGCATCCATTCTTAGACGAATTCGGACTTTTGAGAGTCGGCGGTCGGCttgaagcttcaaatttaacttaTGATACCAAACACCCGATCATTCTTCCTTACGGCCATTACGTAACTCGATTGATTTTAAATGATCTGCACCATAATCATCTTCACGCCGGACGCCAAGCCTTATTGGCAATAGCGAGACAACGATTTTGGCCTATCAAGGGCAAAGCAGCCATCAGATCTATCGTGCAGAGCTGTATGAAATGCGCAAGGGCGAAACCAAAACTCATGACGCAGCTCATGGGAAACCTGCCCACCCATCGAGTACAACCAGCCAGACCATTCACGAATACTGGTATCGACTTCACCGGCCCTCTATGGATTCACTTTAAGGGGAGAGGCAATCGTCCGCAAAAGGCGTACCTTGctgttttttgttgctttgcaACAAAGGCGGTGCATCTGGAACTGGTGACGAATCTAACAACAGAAGCCTTCATCAATGCGCTGAAACGTTTCATTGGGCGTAGAGGACATTGTCGAAATCTATATTGCGACAATGCAACTAACTTTGTGGGCGCTAAAAATCAACTAGCAGAATTAAAGGAAAGCATATACGGGGAACAATCCAAGAACAACTAA
- the LOC119661190 gene encoding uncharacterized protein LOC119661190, producing MTETIKNLKGNDEHLLQLMKNQTSIVDSTVNVMMNLEQSTHKSMQTLNAALNHTATQTNKIAKEVREPEVMQTFSSAALQLLLSVNHYQKVQTSFLDILIDTHHGKFNPQLLAPQQLQQELSNIREELPPHLRLPTKSNHLLELYNIMTIEGRIMAEHIIFRLKLPLISVESFELFYIVPVPIFANGIVTAITTTLRYLIVNWDRDQYYPLPDQEVEHCHRTQKFNYVCRQPHPLYRIGSRVNACEMSFISHIPSKERCKMSKLDVGYISSKAK from the coding sequence ATGACAGAAACTATAAAGAACTTAAAGGGGAACGACGAACATCTCCTGCAATTAATGAAAAACCAGACGTCCATCGTTGACTCCACGGTCAATGTAATGATGAACTTGGAGCAATCAACCCACAAATCGATGCAAACTCTAAACGCAGCTCTCAACCATACCGccacacaaacaaacaaaatagccAAGGAAGTGCGGGAGCCAGAAGTGATGCAGACCTTTTCATCAGCAGCATTGCAGCTCTTATTATCAGTCAACCACTATCAAAAGGTACAAACAAGTTTTCTAGACATCCTTATTGACAcacaccatggaaaatttaacCCGCAATTGTTGGCACCACAACAATTACAACAGGAGTTATCCAACATCAGGGAGGAACTACCTCCACATTTACGGCTGCCAACTAAATCGAACCATCTACTAGAGCTGTATAATATCATGACTATTGAAGGACGCATCATGGCAGAGCATATTATCTTCCGATTAAAACTACCATTAATATCGGTCGAAAGTTTCGAGCTATTCTATATTGTTCCTGTGCCCATCTTTGCTAATGGAATCGTCACTGCAATCACAACAACATTACGTTATCTAATCGTTAATTGGGATCGTGACCAGTACTATCCCCTGCCTGATCAGGAGGTGGAGCACTGCCATCGGACTCAGAAGTTCAACTACGTCTGCAGACAACCACATCCCCTATATCGGATAGGATCAAGAGTGAATGCATGtgaaatgagcttcatcagtcacaTTCCTTCCAAAGAACGTTGCAAAATGTCCAAATTAGACGTTGGATATATTTCTTCGAAGGCAAAGTGA
- the LOC119647266 gene encoding uncharacterized protein LOC119647266, which produces MEEAILNLLQQLQEKDQQLQQLAAALQQLTLNQSSAEQREKVLKEIRFMTKFTGTGDTSINSFINNYEYYLNRIVNDELKKTAVRTIFHEKIQGEAKDAVINLPEPDNWQFIKQQLKLRYRPDIDPLEIYRKITNLKGTTLMYLILILSVMQPIRAALTIQPILTENGYTVINMGTTEIIQDTKTILHIINTRELKQTIDAIEENINRLEIRNDPLIAKELEDIHAKLKAIEPNARHKRGLINIIGTTNKWLFGTMDDDDRKEISDHIIIREKSGRSGL; this is translated from the exons ATGGAGGAAGCTATTTTGAACTTGCTACAGCAATTGCAAGAAAAAGACCAGCAACTTCAACAGTTAGCAGCGGCATTGCAGCAGCTAACACTAAACCAATCGAGTGCAGAGCAAAGGGAGAAAGTGTTAAAAGAAATAAGGTTCATGACAAAGTTTACCGGAACTGGAGACACTTCGATAAACAGCTTCATTAACAACTACGAGTACTATTTAAACAGGATCGTAAACGACGAATTAAAGAAAACAGCAGTCAGGACAATCTTTCACGAGAAGATCCAGGGAGAGGCGAAAGATGCGGTAATAAATCTACCCGAACCCGACAATTGGCAGTTCATCAAACAACAATTGAAATTAAGATATAGACCAGATATAGATCCTTTGGAAATTTATaggaaaattacaaatttaaaa GGAACCACACTAATGTATCTAATACTAATATTGTCAGTTATGCAACCAATAAGGGCAGCCTTGACAATACAACCTATACTGACCGAAAACGGATACACAGTTATTAACATGGGTACAACCGAAATAATACAGGATACAAAGACAATATTGCATATAATCAACACACGGGAACTCAAACAGACAATTGACGCAATAGAAGAGAATATTAATAGACTGGAGATCAGAAACGATCCGCTTATCGCAAAGGAATTGGAAGATATTCATGCAAAACTAAAAGCAATAGAACCAAATGCAAGACATAAAAGGGGATTAATTAATATCATTGGAACAACTAACAAATGGCTTTTTGGAACAATGGACGATGACGATAGAAAAGAAATCTCAGATCACATTATCATTAGAGAAAAATCAGGAAGAAGCGGTCTATAA